Genomic window (Culex pipiens pallens isolate TS chromosome 3, TS_CPP_V2, whole genome shotgun sequence):
ATCGCGCAAGCAAACCGAAGCGCAAGCGACGTTCACCATCAGCATATCCGCGATCTCGTTGGGGACTTTGCGCGCGATACCCGAGCGGGAACGCTCGGGCTTAGCAACGCAATCCGGGATTGTTTGGCCAGGTCGGTGCAGGTCGAAGACGTCATTCGGTCCGTTGAGAACCGGAGTGAAAGCGGGTGTTTGAGGGCGAAGATACAGCGAATGCTGGAGCTGAGAGCCGAAGCTGCCAGCAACCTAACCGAGTTCCTTGAAAGCCAACAAGCCGTAGAAGATCGTCTGGAGATTTGCGTTGACCTGCAGGATGACTTTGACGATGACATGAGCGACTTTTACAAAGTCGCTTGCGTCTCTTCGGTGAGAGATGCGATCAAGGTGTGAATATTGAATACAGACAAAAGTAACGCAAATCTTGCTTCCACAGATTCTCTTTGACGTTCAAATGGAAACGGCAAAGCTGGAACTCACCGCGGAAGAGCTGACGGCCGAAGCCGGGGTGACGGTGAGGCAGCTGAGGGCCGGACTGCTCGAGTGTGTGGTTGACGTAGCTAATTACGCCTTCGATGCCTCGCTGAAGCTGCGCCACTGGATTAATGTGTGCAGCGCGGCACGATAAGTGGTGCATTTCGCTTTGTCAAATAAACAAGATTGATGATAATGGTGACGAAGTGCTCTTTATTTTCATGTcttgaaagaaaattaaaattaccatTTCGTAGGGCATTCTTAAGTTAAAAATAAGTCAAGCTGTTTAAAAACATCATGTCATAACAAATTCTCCAGAAACTAGAGCTGGATAATATAAATATCATTCGAGTGAGAAACAAACTTTAACTTGCAATTAGTTCGATCATCAACAAACGACGAGCAATCTGATAGTCGGAATTATCACTACCAATCTACTGGTAAACACAAATATTTACCCAACAAATTAGAAATAACTTGACTTCACGAGCGTTGATCACATGGTCTAAAGATCATCACACTTGGagtgtttataaaaataataatatatttgACATTACGTCTACGACAAGgagtttcaaataaatattactTACCAAAAATTACGAATTTTTTGGCAGGTTTCACCAAAATTACAGTTAAATTTACcgtttgaaaattgctgtagTTCATCCGTAAAccttgtgtttttttgtatttcagtaatttagttttttagtgtTCTAGTATTCTAATattcagtattttagtattttagtagtaaagtattttagtattgtgttattttggtattttagtattttagtttattttagtacattagtgttttttttattttagcattTAAGTGATGTAGTATTTTAgtgcttttgtatttttgtaatttttgtaattttgtaattttgtaattttgtaattttgtaattttgtaattttgtaattctgtaatttttttttattttgtaattttgtaattgtgttattttgtaattttataattttgtaattttatgattttgtaattttgtaatttttgtaatttttgtaatttttgtaatttttgtaatttttgtaatttttgtaatttttataattttgtaattgtgttatttagtaaatttgaaattctttaattttgtaatttttaattttgtattttgtatttagttatttttgtaattttgtaattttgtaattttgtaatttttaattttgtaattttgttattttttaattgtgttattttgttattttataattttgtaattttgtaattttatgattttgtaattttgtaattttgtaatttttgtaatttttgtaatttttgtaatttttgtaatttttgtaatttttgtaatttttgtaatttttgtaatttttgtaatttttgtaatttttgtaatttttgtaattttgtaattgtgttatttagtaaatttgaaattctttaattttgtaatttttaattttgtattttgtattttgttatttttgtaatttttgtaattttgtaattttgtattttgcaattttgtaattttgtaattttgtaatttagtaatttagtaatttagtaattttataattttgtaattttgtattttataattttgtaattttgtaattttgcaattttgtaatttagtaatttagtaattttgtattttgtaattttgtaattttgttattttgttattatgttattttgtaattttgttatttttgtaattttgtaattttgtaattttgtaattttgtaattttgtaattttctaattttgtaattttgtaattttttaattgtgttattttataattttgtaattttatgattttgtaattttgtaattttgtaatttttgtaatttttgtaatttttgtaatttttgtattttttgtaatttttgtaattatgttatttagtaaatttgaaattctttaattttgtaatttttaattttgtattttgttatttttgtaattttgtaattttgtaatttttttttgtaattttgtaattttgtaatttagtaatttagtaatttagtaattaagtaatttagtaatttagtaatttagtaattttataattttgttattttgtattttataattttgtaattttgtaattttgtaattttgcaattttgcaattttgtaatttagtaatttagtaatttagtaatttagtaatttagtaatttagtaatttagtaattgagtaatttagtaatttagtaatttagtaatttagtaatttagtaattttgtattttgtaattttgtaattttgttattttgttattttgtaattatgttattttgtaattttgtaattttgtaattttgtaattttgtaattttgtaattttgtaattttgtaattttgtaattttgtaattttgtaattttgtaattttgtaattttgtaattttgtaattttgtaattttgtaattttgtaattttgtaattttgtaattttgtaatttttgtaattttgtaattttgtaattttgtaattttgtaattttgtaattttgtaattttgtaattttgtaattttgtaattttgtaattttgtaatttttgtaattttgtaattttgtaattttgtaattttgtaattttgtaattttgtaattttgtaattttgtaattttgtaattttgtaattttgtaattttgtaattttgtaattttgtaattgtgatattttgtaattttgtaattgtgatattttgttattttataattttgtaattttgtaattttgtaattttgtaattttgtaattttgtaattttgtaattttgtatttttgtaattttgtaattttgtaattttgtaattttgtatttttgtaattttgtaattttgtaattttgtaattttgtaattttgtaattttgtaattttgtaattttgtaattttgtaattttgtaatttttgtaattttgtaattttgtaattttgtaattttgtaattttgtaattttgtaattttgtaattttgtaattttgtaattttgtaattttgtaattttgtaattttttaattttgtaatttttgtaattttgtaattttgtaattttgtaattttgtaattttgtaattttgtaattttgtaattttgtaattttgtaattttgtaattttgtaattttgtaattttgtaattttgtaattttgtaattttgtaattttgtaattttgtaattttgtaattttgtaattttgtaattttgtaattttgtaattttgtaattttgtaattgtgatattttgtaattttgttattttataattttgtaattttgtaattttgtaattttgtaattttgtgattttgtaattttgtaattttgtaattttgtaattttgtaattttgtaattttgtaattttgtaattttgtatttttgttattttgtaattttgtaattttgtaattttgtaattttgtaattttgtaattttgtaatttttgtaattttgtaattttgtaattttgtaattttgtaattttgtaattttgtaattttgtaattttgtaattttgtaattttgtaattttgtaattttgtaattttgtaattttgtaattttgtaattttgtaattttgtaattttgtaattttgtaattttgtaattttgtaattgtgatattttgtaattttgtaattgtgatattttgttattttataattttgtaattttgtaattttgtaattttgtaattttgtatttttgtaattttgtaattttgtaattttgtaattttgtaattttgtaattttgtaattttgtaattttgtaattttgtaattttgtaattttgtaattttgtaattttgtaattttgtaattttgtaattttgtaattttgtaattttgtaattttgtaattttgtaattttgtaattttgtaattttgtaattttgtaattttgtaattttgtaattttgtaattttgtaattttgtaattttgtaattttgtaattttgtaattttgtaattttgtaattttgtaattttgtaattttgtaattttgtaattttgtaattttgtaattttgtaattttgtaattttgtaattttgtaattttgtaattttgtaattttgtaattttgtaattttgtaattttgtaattttgtaattttgtaattttgtaattttgtaattttgtaattttgtaattttgtaattttgtaattttgtaattattttattttgtaattttgtaattttgtaattttgtaattttgtaattttgtaattttgtgattttgtaattttgtaattttgtaattttgtaattttgtaattttgtaattttgtaattttgtaattttgtaattttgtaattttgtaattttgtaattttgtaattttgtaattttgtaattttgtaattttgtaattttgtaattttgtaattttgtaattttgtaattttgtaattttgtaattttgtaattttgtaattttgtgattttgtaattttgtaattttgtaattttgtaattttgtaattttgtaattttgtaattttgtaattttgtatttttgtaattttgtaattttgtaattttgtaattttgtaattttgtaattttgtaattttgtaattttgtaattttgtaattttgtaattttgtaattttgtaattttgtaattttgtaattgtgatattttgtaattcaataacATGTATGGGCTTTCACCCAAAAATTGCATGTTGAAAAAGTCATCAATAAATTTACGACTTAGATAAAAATTTCAGATATTTGCAGAATTGAACTCCTTTCCATGTGTGAAACAACTTTAATCAATATTAACATTTGCTGGAAGAGCAACGGTTGCCTCAAACTCCGTCTCGATTTCCATCACCCGTCGAAAGAGCTAAACAACTTTATGAAATTGAGCCATCCTTCAGAAACACGTGAGTGTGCCCCCCGTCCCTCCCATCTGAGGACAATTTATTGACGTCATTGGAAAATTTTGCACGTTACCTCCCACGCGCGGACGGTTTCGCCTCCCGCCCTTCTGGAAAGCAAGTTGGGTGATTTTTCCTCACAACCCCCTGAGGGTGGAACCGTTGTCATGGTCACACGCAGAACCGAGGAGATTCCCCCCCTCACCATTCATCTTTTTGCCCGTTTTAATTATCCTTTACCGTTGGCGTCAAAAAACTGTCACACAATTAATCCTGACAGCGGAAAATTTTcacagcgaaaaaaaaggaaacccTCCACCATAATTCGAGCGTGGGCGTACATTGCGCTGGCCACTCTCGAGTGGGTCCTCGAGCGATGCTTTTCATCATCTTCATCGCGCCAAGCTTGCAAAATGGGTGGAGGGGAAAATCCGACAAGGACAAGTGCCACAAAATTCGACAGCTTTTTCACTTTGTTGGAATCCTTGTTCTAAGTTTGGCCAGACTCTACAAAGCGTCTCTTGGGTATACCGATGGAAAGCCACCACCCACCCTTAAAGACGAAATTAGGTGATAAAACACAAACCATTATCATTGACGCGATCATCGGTTCGTCACTTCAACCATTgcaatatttcaagtggcgttCAGGGACTTGACGATACATTTGTGACACAACGAAAAACCTTCGCCAATTATGAATATTTATGATTTAGTAGAGAGTATTGCATGGTGGAGACCACCACGAGCCACAGTTGTTCTAATATTGGTCTTTGATTACAATGCTCCCTTGAAGTTTGAAGTCGTTCGAAAGCAATAAAAGTGAACAGTTTAGAATCGAGACGTTCATTTCTCAATTTGACGCGATGACTTATCTACTGTTGGTCTGGAGTACCATTCTGGTTTCGGTGAGTGTGGTAAGCCTTTATAACATTTGAAATATTAGATTCTCCAAACTCTAGTTCAAATCTCTCACAGGCGACTGGAAGACTTTCCAATATCACGATTTCTATCGGAAATCGTTACAATACGCAAGTTGGAGCGACCGACATGGGCACCAATATCACGGGATTGACAATAACTCTTTCGAGATGGTCTGGTAAGGTATCCCTCGCCGGTAGTGGAAACCAAATTGAGGTATCCAGTTCGGGCAACGATTCCACCACGATCCGCGTGGAATTTGGACAACATCTCACCAAGTTGAACGAATCCAGCAGTTACGTTGAGCTTCCTGCACCAATTGAACCCACCAACAATACCATTCCAAGCCGCAGGAAGCGAGAAACGGGATTCCTCCCGATACTTCCAGTGACTGCTG
Coding sequences:
- the LOC120430368 gene encoding uncharacterized protein LOC120430368 → MASLRLLVALVVSLLSPEATLAFGWNWLLGFATTTSSTTSSTSSSSTASASSNTPNNYQLSIGNRQNTFANLTDYGTMISNVMINLARFNGTAASGDDAAVTLLDDAVLSVAEAYRNESTAVIAGRLAWFNDQIAQANRSASDVHHQHIRDLVGDFARDTRAGTLGLSNAIRDCLARSVQVEDVIRSVENRSESGCLRAKIQRMLELRAEAASNLTEFLESQQAVEDRLEICVDLQDDFDDDMSDFYKVACVSSILFDVQMETAKLELTAEELTAEAGVTVRQLRAGLLECVVDVANYAFDASLKLRHWINVCSAAR